In Methanococcoides sp. LMO-2, the genomic stretch TTTTTTCTTTTCTTTAGATTTCCGATCGCCACTCTCTGTAGCTTTTACTTTACCCGAATTATAGTCATTGATACCTGCTTTGATGCGCTGGTTCATTGACCCTACATATTTGAACTTGACAAAATAGTGGAGAAATTCCCGGAAATAGGATTTATCTTCATATTTTGACTTGTCTTCGAACAGAAAGAACACATAAGCCACATAGAAAAGAATAAGGATCACTGCTTCAGCTCTTGAAAGTTCAAGATCGAATGCAAAGAGCAGGAAAAGTGTGGATGCAAAGACCATAATGTAGCCATCTCTTTTCAGCATATCGGATTCGGTCTTTACTACTGAGATGATGGCAGCACATCCAACTATAAGTGCTATGTTCGCAATGTTCGAACCCACAACGTTTCCTATCACAATTCCGCTTGACCCTGAGAGTGAAGCAGCTATGGAAGAAGCAAGTTCAGGGATCGAAGTACCGATTGCTACCAGGGTCAGTCCAATAATGAACTCAGAGATACCGAACCTCTTTGCAATGGAAGATGCAGAACTGACAAAAAAGTCAGAGCCTTTGACCAGAAGTATCAGCCCTATAAGCAGAATAGCTACATTAGAAAGCATCAAGCATTAATTGATTTCATTTCTATTTATCTTTGTTTATGGTGTCACATTGATATGATTTTAATGATATGGTTGCCTATAAGTACGTTTATATGCCAGATTGATGTTTATGAATAAGAGAAGTTAGACATTACATACATTATAAAGGAGTTTGATGCTTTGAGTGATACTGAACCTATTAGATTGGGATTTGTCGTAGCTGAGTTCAACAGGGACCTTACATACCAGATGGAGCTTTTGGGAACAGAGCATGCAAAGTTCCTTGGCGCTGAGGTCATTGACACAATTCTGGTACCTGGCGTTTATGACATGCCTCTTGCTATCAAGAAACTCTGCGAGAGAGATGACATCGATGCTGTGATCACAATTGGTATCGTGATCGAGGGTGCTACAAAGCACGATGAGATCGTTGTTCAGCATGCTGCAAGAAAGATCACCGACCTTTCACTGGAATACGACAAACCTGTGACACTCGGAATTGCAGGACCTGGCATGACACGCATGGAAGCACACCAGCGTGTGGATTATGCAAAGCGTGCAGTCGAAGCTGCAGTAAAGCTTGTCAGACGCCTGAAATAAGATCTTAATTC encodes the following:
- a CDS encoding calcium/sodium antiporter produces the protein MLSNVAILLIGLILLVKGSDFFVSSASSIAKRFGISEFIIGLTLVAIGTSIPELASSIAASLSGSSGIVIGNVVGSNIANIALIVGCAAIISVVKTESDMLKRDGYIMVFASTLFLLFAFDLELSRAEAVILILFYVAYVFFLFEDKSKYEDKSYFREFLHYFVKFKYVGSMNQRIKAGINDYNSGKVKATESGDRKSKEKKKELTGIYKDILILVVSGVAVIFGAKYFVAEAIFFAELLQLPDTLIGVTLVAVGTSLPELMVTISAARKGYGNIAIGNVIGSNITNIFLVLGFSALVFPLEIAAMSIMFTIPFMIMISVVLLWFINTHWEIRRIEGIALIVLYVIFLILLFTSGMAL
- the ribH gene encoding 6,7-dimethyl-8-ribityllumazine synthase — protein: MSDTEPIRLGFVVAEFNRDLTYQMELLGTEHAKFLGAEVIDTILVPGVYDMPLAIKKLCERDDIDAVITIGIVIEGATKHDEIVVQHAARKITDLSLEYDKPVTLGIAGPGMTRMEAHQRVDYAKRAVEAAVKLVRRLK